Within the Vigna angularis cultivar LongXiaoDou No.4 chromosome 10, ASM1680809v1, whole genome shotgun sequence genome, the region TTTCTTCAATACACAGGTTTTGAATGAACTGGTTTTctactttgtttttcttttcttattacATTACATTAATTTACTACTCTTGTTTCAGGATGATGCCATAAGGAATTTGTTCAGTGCAAAAACAATAAATGAGTACAGTTCCCAAAGTTTATTAACCTTTTTGGTATTGCATTCTTGCTTACTGATTTGGATTTTGCATACATCAAACATTAGTTCTGTGATATTTTCAATGTTATAATTATAGCAAACTTGGACTTTTGTATATTCTAGTATCTTTACGTAGCCATGCATGTAAGTTTCTAGTAAGAATACAGTGGGTAGAAGTTGATAGGAACCAATAACagaaagtaattaaaatatttcgtATGTAGGTATGGTTTTTCCAAAAGGGTTTGTAAATATGCGTTTTCTTCTGATTATAATGCACAAAAAATGGATGGTTTCCCCTCCTCAGGGAGGTTCTGTCCATCAAACTTGCTACAGGAATTGCAGTTGATTTATCTTCATATTCCTATATTAGAAAAAGTTGTCACTTGGAACTTGTGATGCTTTACATGTTTATATTGTAAGTATTATTTCTATTGTCTTGTAGGTTATGTTTTATGCCTTAGCAGTGGTCACGTTTGGTACTGCTGTGCCAGCTGGTCAATTTGTTCCTGGTATAATGATAGGATCAACATATGGGCGTCTTGTTGGCATGTTCGTTGTAAAATATTACAGAAAGCTCAACATTGAAGAGGGAACGTGAGTTTACTCATTGCTTTTGTTCGAATTCATGGTGACAAATATATAGGTTGCTTCGTTATTATACATATGAATTGGTTTTATTGTTAGAAGACATCTATTTTATCAATTGATCAATCTTCTATCTCGTTTTCTGGGTGATAGATACATGCTCCCCTCCTCCTTGTCCTCCTTGTTTATGATGTCTCAAGGAAAATTTATTCTCTATTTGAAGAGTTGACCGACATATTGGACATCGATGCCTTGAAGGACACCTATTGAGTTCTTCCAGGGGTTTGCGCTTTACAAAGGATTCCCCtttttataatagatttatTGCTCTGTTCTCAATGACACAGCATGAGACTGAACATAACAACCCATTGAATTCTGTAACCACAATTAACCAACTCTATCTATTTTGCCCTATTTCCTTCTATTCTTCCATCGTGGGTCCTATGACAGTCATGTTTAGTTgtattttaatagaaatttacacttaatattttcttatcttcagGTATGCTTTGCTGGGAGCTGCATCTTTTCTTGGAGGCTCAATGCGGATGACAGTGTCTCTATGTGTGATTATGgttgaaatttcaaataacttaaaatttttacCTCTTATAATGCTTGTTCTTCTTATATCAAAGGTATGCATGTCAAAACTCCCTGctataaagaaaaattactaGACAATGCACTAAGCTTTTCTATTACAGGCTGTTGGTGATGCTTTTAACGAAGGTATCTATGAGGAGCAGGCTCAATTGAGGGGCATTCCGTTACTGGAATCAAGGCCTAAATATGAGATGCGGAATATGACAGCAAAGGAAGCCTGTGGGAGTGGAAgggtaaatataattttaaaaaattatataagaaagtGCATATTCACTGAGTGTGTGTTGCTGTATTAGTTAAGAAGTTGGATATAGATTAACAGTTGTTGTCTAATTAAGTTGTGTTTTGATGGAAGTTTTCTAGTAGTGGGAGGGGAAAGATGAATGCAAATTGCTCCTCAATTCTTGTTAGCAGTTGTCCAAtttatgttaactttttctttcagtGTTTCCAAGTGGTGAAATAGTTTGGAACGAAGAACAGGTTAGGGTCACCCAAGTTTAAAGCCTAGTTGAATTACTGGCTGTTCTGGATGCATTCTATTATAACCAAAGGCCGAGTTGTGTTGTGTAAAGGCAGAttggaatattttatttcttctcgTTTGGCACGTAAAAGAGGGAAGGAGGAgggaattaaaaaataaaactctaattgAATATATAAGCATTAAATTATGAGAGTGGATACAACCTAAAATCAGTGGGTGCTAGTTGAGGTGGTAATGTTGCCTTTATTGGTTAACATTTATGAAAAATGAGGCTGTCACCGGTAAACTATGTTTCACATGCTTTTAACTGTAGCTATTCCTTTGGGCGCTAATGTATGCTTAAATCTGTCTATTGAAGGTGGTCTCTTTCCCCCGTGTTGTTAAGGTTTCAGATGTGGTCTCCATTCTGCGGAGCAATAAACACAATGGTTTTCCAGTATGTATAAATCTTGTACTAATCTTGACTTGAACATTATTCCTTACATTTTCTTAGTTGTATTTCACAATTTACTATGCAAGGTGATTGATCACACAAGAAGTGGAGAACCACTTGTTATTGGGTTAGTGCTTCGTAGGTGAGAAAAATGAGATAAGAAACTTTATATACTCTATCATTTTGGTTGCAACTTGAGGTTAAAGCTTGCATCTCTTGAAAACTCAAGCTTCTTTATGCTTTTATTCTATGCAGTCATCTATTGGTAATTCTTCAGTCAAAGGTTGATTTCCAGCATAGCCATTTACCCTCGGATTCTCGAGGTGGGGCCAGATCAATTAGGTAAGGTTTCTTGTGAATTGTCGGTTAGGTGTTTTACATCTGTATGATGCCCTGTTTATGACTCCTTAACTTCCAGGCATGATTCTGGTGAATTTGCAAAGCCTGTTTCTAGTAAAGGAATATGTATTGAGGATATACATCTAAGTTCAGATGACTTAGAAATGTACATTGATCTTGCTCCATTTTTGAATCCCTCACCGTATATTGTACCAGAAGATATGTCTTTGACAAAGGTGTGTCATCCAAAGTGaattaaataatcttttttcatTTCCATTATCCATTTTGGTAGTCAGATGACCATGATGTCTGACTGATGAAAACAGGTATACAATCTTTTCCGTCAACTTGGTCTAAGGCATTTATTTGTTGTTCCTCGACCATCTCGTGTGCTTGGTTTGATAACGAGAAAAGATTTGTTGATTGAGGTAATCTTAGTAACTGTTCAATCTTTTGGTGTATTGGAGTTGAACCTgcataaatttatctttaaacttATTGTACTCTGTAATTTGACAGGACAATAAAAATGTGAATACGTTAGAGCTTCAGTCAACTAGTGTAAGGTCTCTGAAGCTTTACACCTCCTATTCTGTTTATTCAAattctaaatttgaatattttatgtctatcatatttgtttatattctaAATTCTAAAAGCTGTTAGTTTTTCTTTGTTGTGGATTACCACGGTTCCTATGAAACTGAGTTCTATTTTGGTGGACCTTTCCAAAATTTATTCTGATATTTAGTGTCAGCAAAATTGCTATTTTTATTGTCAAGGTTTGCAGGCATGTCTACTATGCTGTTTATTGTTTTTAGTGATCCCCTAGCACAAAACAGGAGTGTTATCTTTTACTCAAATTATCTTTTCGAAATATATCGTTGACCATGTGTGCACGATTTGCAGAAAGTGAACGCGGTTATGGACACAGCTTTGTGAGATTATCTCTTCATAagaaacatgatttttttttattaataacctCTAATCAAGCTATACTTTTTTAGATCCATTAAGAGGATGAATGGGACTGAAACCTCTATCTATCTTTATATTTAGTGGTATTTTTTCTGCAATAAATATGTGCAACTGTGTAGTCTTGGGAAAGATTAATTATGAATCTACCAGGATTCATATGGTTGTCTCTCTCCACAGGATAGGACATCAGTATAAAAGATTGACGACAAGGAATACAGAGGTGGAGCGCCCTTTGCTAAATGGACTGCTCCAGAATCAGATACCTGACTAACGCCGCCTGTAACTTACTCGAAGTTCTTTCCGCGTTCAATTTTCCTTGAAGAtcattctttattatttatattatttttgtattcatGTTCAAGTAGGCTAGATAAACCAATATTTAGGAATGGGGTTGTAAACAGCATGCCCTAGAATTTTGTATATTAGACACTAGGGAACATAATGATAGTTGACTTTAGTGTGGTCTTTCAAGATCcgtgtttctttttcatttcttcttttgGTTTAGGTCATTGCTTTCTTCGCTTTCCATCTGTTATAACGGATGCCTAATTTAAGAGTATCAATAGTTATAAActaaatgttataaaattaaaatcaatttaaaaatttatttcagtcaTTCAAAtggtatttaattttaaaatcttttaagttctatcattatttttcatttttatgttaaaatttatgtgaattaattaatatgataGAAGCAATCACAAAACACTACAAAAGGATAAACATTTGTTGGAAAATATATTAACGTATGAGTTACCAcgaattgatattttataatttaaaattcaaatatttattaaacacAATAACATGATCTACAGTGTACGCAGTAACGAGATCTCACTTGACAACAAACTACTTTTCACAAGTAATTTCTACTGTTTAtgttaacataaatatattattaatatttatataatattccaATGATAAACTCATTCACATAACACGTCGGGATGAACATTTTATTGAAATTGGAGAAAATTTTACCTTTAATTAACAGAGATAAACCTTTTTTACTGAATATTTGTGTCTgattgaaattatataatatttattcatttaatatttgtaacAGAAACATTTTTTTCGGTTAATATTTATTCAAGCTAGTGTCTAAACTCAACCAATCCAAAAATCAGACGTGAAAAGAAAATCTCGTCATTAGAAAACGTTTACAAGGATCGTGACAATGAAAAAGTATCGAAATATCTTGACAtgtccaaaataaaaaatccaaatGGCGAGTAAACCATATTATTCTTAACAAGTATAAATCCCAATCATGCATGGGTAGAAAGAGTAAGAAATGCAACCAAAGCAATAGCCAAAGTCAAGACCCCGACACCTCCTTTGGCAACAATGAATGGGGATGCAACATTTGGAGAGGGTGCTGGTACATTAGCAGGTGGAACTGGAGATGCCATTGCTGATGTTGGTGTTGGTGCTGCTGCAGCAGATACCTTCACCACGTTGATATCAACCTTCTGCCCTGCTTGGCAGTGACCAGGAATGCCACATAAGAAGAAATGGTGACCATAATTTGTTATCTTTATGGTGTCATTCCCAGTAGTCATGGTTGTCAACGGGGACGATGCATTGCAGGACTTGTACATAGCATGTGTCACTCGCATCACGTTGTGGAACTTGGCATTGTACTCAAAAACTGATCACACAAATTACCAGTTTTTAGTTCTTTCAAGCGAATATTTTGATAAGGTGGTTTGTTTTGTTAAAGGAGGTTGAAAGGATTTTCCATTTCCTAGAAAATTTCGAACTCATCTATGTCCCAATGAACATAAGTAAAGAGTTGGAGCGAGGGAACTTACTGATACTGTCACCAACTTGGAAATTCTTGGTAGCAGCCCATTTCTTATAATCTATATTACCAATGATGGTCCAGCCAGACGAGTCCCCAACCTTGTGCACAGCTGCCTGTGAAACATGAAAAGCTGCCATCATCATCAGCAAGAAAACCACAGCTTTCTCTGTGAATGCCATGGCTACAAGCTCTGCACAGTAATTAGGAAtcaccttttccttttcctgaGGTTTGAGCAATTGagcctcttctcttctcttctctctggGATCTTTATATATCCTTTTTCACTAGGGAGATGGAGAATGGAACTTAAAGAATAGAAAAGTTAATTAGTTggttcttttattattattattattattattattattattattattattattattattattattattattattattattattattatttcttttgatGAAAACCTCCTTTTTAATATGAACAAGGTGGCCCCATTGGGTCTCGTTGCAATCAAGTTTGGAAGGTGAAAGTGGATCAAAGACTGTCTTCATATTTTTGGCTAAATTTTATTTGGCCCTTTATTAGATTAGCTTGCATGACAACAAATATATAGATCAATATCATGCATGGTAAGAAGATTTATAAGTACAAATTAAACTAGTGTGTGGTAAAACCGGTCCAAACTTGAATTAATGCATTTGCATGCAAGCATTTTTAACTGGGTGgtgttttattttgattttcacCTTTGCTTTCgctgattaaaaaaaaactttacttTGAAAACAAAGTATCAATCAAGTGAAATACAACGAACAAAGTGGAGCGCATGCAGAAAAAAATCGATGACGAAGAAGATTAAATTAACTAGGGATTATAAAGGTTGAATCATAGATAATGGCCGTGAAAATGGTAATAAAGAGCATATTTGTGTATTAAAATGTGAACCAAAATACTGATAATTGAGAATATACTCTGTATCCTTACAATTTGCGACATGATAGTCTTTGTTGTGAGTGGTTATGGGTTTAAGTTAGTGAAACTTGAAAGGCAAGAATGTCGGAGAAAACGATTTGGATCTGTGCGGCTACTGCACTTCATTGCAACCATGATGACTTTTCTGTATATTTAACATGTTTTGTGAAATGATTGGTGAGTGTCATCATGAAATAGCAACCACTCTACTACATTGTTCCCATTTGGAGGTCGCATTGCTTTGCGCATGAGAAAAGCAATAAGCATTCTCTTTACACAACAACATCCACTACCATGATACTGTAACTTATGAgtcttttatattcattaagGAGATTACATAAATGTTACCTCAATTAGGTAATTAACACCATTTTCAACTCAAAAAagtcaattaattaataaattatttttcttatatcatACTGAAGTTTCTTATTTCTATCACtaaaattcacatttaaattttcaactaTCTCCTGCTTTAAGAGTGAGTTTCTTCTACATTTTCCACTTTAGTGTTTTGTTAAAAATGAAGGCCATAGAATTGACTTGAGTTGTGAATGTCATCATTTGttgtaagaaaatatttcagCACAATCACTGATCAACTTAGTTActtgttttcaaataaaatcgTGTAATGCTTTACAGAAAATACTCCACACCATTATTGATATAGGAAatctttgtaattatttaaagcACCATAAAAATTTCTAACTTTTCATTACGTGTTTTCGTTCTGTTCCTTTGCTTATGCTCCTATTGCTGTTTTCTTAACCTTTAtcagattaaatttttttcgaAGTAAAACGTGTAAAGGAAGAATAAACTAtactgttatatatatatatagcttgAAAACAGGAACAACTACAAAGTTGCAGGAGTTTGAAGgggaaataaaaaaacaaaaaaaaaaactagctTATTAGCTGTAACAAGGGAAGATTGATTCTCTATATCCTAAAATGATGTAATCTACAAAACAGAGGATGGATCAAATCCATTAGAGATATTGGCGGCTTTGTCATCATCATCGATGAACCTCTTCCAGAACCAGTGTTGTTTCCACACTCTCTCAGTCATCTCTTCAATGGGGATATTCTTTGTCTCGGGTAACAAGAAAAGCACGAAGACAGACATGATAAAGACCCAGCCagagaagaacaagaagatgcCGAACTTGAAGTGGCAGAGCATAGAGAGGAAGGCTTGCGCAATGACGAAGGTGAAGAGCAAGTTGACGCAAACGGTGACACTCTGTCCGGCGGAACGAGTCTCCAATGGGAAAGTCTCACTGGGGATAAGCCACCCAAGAGGACCCCAAGACCATGCAAAAGAAGACACGAAAGTGCACACCAACACAACCACCACCACTGCATAAACTTTCGAAAGGTCGTTCGAATCGTCCTTCACCTTTATTCCCAATATGATGGCTATCGCCACTTGAGACAAAAACATCTGCACACCAGCTTCCAGCAAGAGAAGACGACGTCCCAGTTTGTCCACCGAGTAGATAGAAACAACGGTGGAGAGCACGTTAACAGCTCCAGTTATCACGGCGGAATACAGGGATGCATCGCTCCCGAATCCTAACGTGTTGAACAGGACCGGAGCATAAAACATGATTGCGTTGATGCCCGTGAATTGTTGGAATATCTGTTTTAACATATGAATGAGTTGAGTTATGTTATGTATGTACATATGGCTGAATCTGTTTACGTGTTCTGACAGTTAATTACCTGGAGCGCAATGGAGATCACAATCTGTGGTCTGTTTCTGCGTTTGAGGAGATTCCTGAAAGGGTGCTTGACCTCTTTGGCGACACGACTTGCCTCAACGAGCTCCAGAAACTCAGGTTCAACGTTGTCGGTGCCACGAATCTTTCTTAGCACAGCTTTTCCTTCATCCAAACGGCCACGTTCAATGAGACTGTTGGGGGTGTCCACCACCAGCAAGGCTCCTACGGTCAGCATAAGTGCTGGGATTCCGGCCAACCCCAGAGATAGCCTCCAACCCCACCCACCTTTGATTCTGTTGTTCCATGTCACCACACAATAATACTCAGTCAATACAGCTCcaaaaca harbors:
- the LOC108319888 gene encoding sugar transport protein 13, which encodes MAGGGFASAASGGEFEAKITPIVIISCIMAATGGLMFGYDVGVSGGVTSMPPFLKKFFPTVYKKTVQEKGLDSNYCKYDNQGLQLFTSSLYLAGLTATFFASYTTRRLGRRLTMLIAGFFFICGVVLNAAAQDLAMLIVGRILLGCGVGFANQAVPVFLSEIAPPRIRGALNILFQLNVTIGILFANLVNYGTNKIKGGWGWRLSLGLAGIPALMLTVGALLVVDTPNSLIERGRLDEGKAVLRKIRGTDNVEPEFLELVEASRVAKEVKHPFRNLLKRRNRPQIVISIALQIFQQFTGINAIMFYAPVLFNTLGFGSDASLYSAVITGAVNVLSTVVSIYSVDKLGRRLLLLEAGVQMFLSQVAIAIILGIKVKDDSNDLSKVYAVVVVVLVCTFVSSFAWSWGPLGWLIPSETFPLETRSAGQSVTVCVNLLFTFVIAQAFLSMLCHFKFGIFLFFSGWVFIMSVFVLFLLPETKNIPIEEMTERVWKQHWFWKRFIDDDDKAANISNGFDPSSVL
- the LOC108319932 gene encoding mavicyanin, producing MAFTEKAVVFLLMMMAAFHVSQAAVHKVGDSSGWTIIGNIDYKKWAATKNFQVGDSIIFEYNAKFHNVMRVTHAMYKSCNASSPLTTMTTGNDTIKITNYGHHFFLCGIPGHCQAGQKVDINVVKVSAAAAPTPTSAMASPVPPANVPAPSPNVASPFIVAKGGVGVLTLAIALVAFLTLSTHA